A single genomic interval of Bacillus smithii harbors:
- a CDS encoding DegV family protein: protein MKTAIITDSTSYIPETLRKEWNIYMIPLNVVIGGESFKEEMDITAEQFYEEVQNEQKLPTTSQPSIGQFVELFEDLSKEYDAAICILLSSGISGTYQTSVAAGKMVDGLEVFSYDSEISCAAQGFYVMAASRLAREGMEPQNILKKLDELKATLRAYFMVDDLDHLKRGGRLSGAQAFVGNLLQVKPLLHFENKVIVPFEKIRTKKRALKRIEQLFSEDYQKGIPLQAAIIHANRPQEASDWMEELKNQYPETEFQISYFGPVIGTHLGEGALGMTWAKKLF, encoded by the coding sequence ATGAAAACTGCGATTATAACAGATAGTACATCGTATATTCCGGAAACGCTGCGAAAAGAATGGAACATTTATATGATTCCTTTAAATGTGGTGATCGGCGGAGAGTCTTTTAAAGAAGAAATGGACATCACGGCGGAACAGTTTTATGAAGAAGTCCAGAATGAACAGAAGCTTCCCACAACTTCTCAGCCCTCCATCGGTCAGTTTGTAGAGTTGTTTGAAGATTTATCAAAAGAGTATGATGCGGCTATTTGCATCCTTCTTTCCAGCGGGATAAGCGGTACTTATCAAACTTCAGTTGCTGCGGGTAAAATGGTCGACGGACTCGAAGTTTTTTCTTATGATTCCGAAATCAGCTGTGCTGCTCAAGGATTTTATGTAATGGCTGCCAGCCGATTGGCAAGGGAAGGAATGGAGCCCCAAAACATACTGAAGAAGCTCGATGAATTGAAAGCTACTCTCCGCGCTTATTTTATGGTGGACGACCTTGACCATTTAAAACGAGGCGGGAGATTGTCGGGTGCTCAAGCGTTTGTGGGAAATTTGCTACAAGTAAAACCTCTTCTCCACTTTGAAAACAAAGTGATTGTTCCTTTTGAAAAAATCCGTACGAAAAAAAGAGCTTTAAAACGGATCGAACAATTATTTTCCGAAGACTATCAGAAAGGAATTCCGCTTCAAGCTGCTATAATCCATGCCAATCGCCCTCAGGAAGCTTCTGACTGGATGGAAGAATTAAAGAATCAATATCCTGAAACAGAATTCCAGATCAGTTATTTCGGTCCTGTCATCGGCACGCATCTTGGCGAAGGGGCTTTAGGAATGACTTGGGCGAAAAAACTATTCTAG
- a CDS encoding sensor histidine kinase gives MSLRGIKTEKLDEILDKMISTVNQSKDEIFEIGERCRQDLESGLMELKAIKDEVKQALQQEEELDYQTKQARRRLSEVSKFFHTYSEKDIRKAYQYAHDLQTKLILTKQKAKQLMERRDDLERRLKNLKNTIERADNLVAQISVVLKYMTSDMKQIGQALEDAKLKQEFGLRILEAQEEEKKRLSREIHDGPAQMMANVLMRSDLIEKVYKERGVEEALVEIRNLKNMVRSALYEVRRIIYDLRPMALDDLGLVPALNKFLSTLEEYNRSIQRNTTIRFRNIGLEVRLPSKLEIALFRLIQESVQNALKHSNASEIVVKLEIGKEKVLAVIKDNGQGFDIHKRKSNSFGILGMKERIELLEGELNIDSKPGKGTVVRLSVPIHVHGKD, from the coding sequence GCGAACGATGCCGGCAAGATTTAGAATCGGGATTGATGGAACTAAAAGCGATCAAAGATGAAGTAAAGCAAGCTCTTCAACAAGAAGAAGAACTTGATTATCAAACTAAACAAGCGAGAAGAAGGCTTTCGGAAGTAAGCAAATTTTTTCATACATATTCTGAAAAAGATATCCGAAAAGCTTATCAGTATGCCCATGATTTACAGACGAAATTAATCCTGACGAAACAAAAGGCAAAACAGCTGATGGAGCGTCGCGATGATTTGGAACGGCGTCTTAAAAATTTGAAAAATACGATTGAGAGAGCGGACAATCTTGTGGCTCAAATATCAGTTGTTTTGAAATATATGACCAGCGACATGAAGCAAATTGGCCAAGCGCTTGAAGATGCGAAGTTGAAGCAGGAGTTTGGCCTTAGGATATTAGAGGCTCAAGAGGAAGAAAAAAAGCGGCTTTCACGCGAAATCCATGATGGTCCGGCCCAGATGATGGCCAATGTCTTGATGCGCTCGGATTTGATCGAGAAAGTGTACAAAGAAAGAGGAGTGGAAGAAGCTCTTGTAGAAATCCGCAACTTAAAGAACATGGTTCGCAGTGCGCTATATGAAGTCCGACGCATTATATACGATTTGCGGCCAATGGCGCTTGATGATCTGGGCCTGGTCCCGGCTCTGAATAAATTTTTAAGCACTCTTGAGGAGTATAATCGATCCATTCAAAGAAATACGACTATTCGCTTTCGAAACATTGGGCTGGAAGTACGGCTCCCTTCAAAGTTGGAAATTGCTCTTTTTCGCCTGATTCAAGAATCCGTTCAAAATGCGTTAAAGCATTCAAATGCCAGCGAAATTGTTGTGAAACTGGAAATTGGGAAAGAGAAGGTATTGGCGGTCATTAAAGACAATGGCCAAGGGTTTGACATTCATAAACGCAAATCAAATTCGTTTGGGATTCTTGGCATGAAAGAGAGAATAGAACTTTTGGAAGGTGAGTTGAACATTGATTCGAAACCAGGAAAGGGGACCGTTGTAAGGTTAAGCGTCCCGATTCATGTTCATGGAAAGGATTAA
- the treC gene encoding alpha,alpha-phosphotrehalase — MKQPWWKKAVVYQIYPKSFYDASGDGIGDIKGITAKLDYLKTLGIDCIWITPIYQSPQRDNGYDISDYYSIDETYGTMDDFDELLNEAHKRGIKVIMDIVVNHTSTKHSWFIEARKSKESPYRDFYIWKDGKETGEPPTNWESKFGGSAWQYDDETGQYYLHLFDVTQADLNWENETLRKKLYKMMHFWLQKGVDGFRLDVINLISKDRRFPDDPEGDGRKFYTDGPRIHEYLQEMNREVFSQYDIMTVGEMSSTTIENCILYTRPDRRELNMTFNFHHLKVDYPNGEKWTKAELDFPQLKSILSTWQTKMQEGGGWNALFWCNHDQPRIVSRYGDDGRYRVESAKMLATTIHMMQGTPYIYQGEEIGMTNPYFSSIEEYRDVESLNMHKILLEQGKSEAEVMDILMQKSRDNSRTPVQWNDKENAGFTTGTPWIGLAKNYKEINVEKALKDPDSIFYHYQKLIKLRKEYDIVTEGDYRLILKDHPQIFAYLRTGKSGEKLLVVNNFFAEETTFEKPEFLEEDSGKVLISNYKDTPEHFRRLVLRPYESVVYYIR, encoded by the coding sequence ATGAAACAGCCATGGTGGAAAAAAGCCGTAGTATATCAAATTTATCCAAAAAGCTTTTATGACGCTTCCGGTGACGGAATTGGCGATATTAAAGGAATCACGGCCAAACTCGACTATTTAAAAACTCTGGGGATCGACTGTATTTGGATTACGCCTATTTATCAATCCCCCCAAAGGGATAATGGCTATGACATAAGCGATTATTATTCCATCGATGAAACGTACGGAACGATGGATGACTTTGACGAGCTTTTAAATGAAGCCCATAAACGGGGCATTAAGGTGATCATGGATATAGTTGTAAACCATACTTCTACAAAACATTCATGGTTTATTGAAGCTCGAAAATCGAAAGAAAGTCCGTACCGTGATTTTTATATTTGGAAAGACGGAAAAGAAACTGGAGAGCCCCCTACCAATTGGGAGTCAAAATTCGGAGGATCCGCTTGGCAATACGACGATGAAACAGGTCAATATTATTTGCATCTATTTGACGTGACACAAGCGGACTTAAACTGGGAAAACGAAACATTGCGCAAAAAACTGTACAAAATGATGCATTTTTGGCTCCAAAAAGGAGTCGATGGCTTCCGTCTCGATGTCATTAACTTGATTTCCAAAGACCGGCGCTTTCCGGACGATCCAGAAGGAGACGGTCGAAAATTTTATACCGACGGACCTCGCATTCATGAATATTTACAGGAAATGAACCGTGAAGTGTTTTCCCAATACGACATCATGACAGTGGGTGAAATGTCCTCCACCACGATAGAAAATTGCATTCTTTATACACGTCCAGATCGCCGGGAACTAAATATGACGTTCAATTTTCATCATTTGAAAGTGGATTATCCAAACGGCGAAAAGTGGACAAAAGCAGAGCTTGATTTTCCACAATTAAAATCGATTCTGTCTACCTGGCAAACGAAAATGCAGGAAGGCGGAGGATGGAATGCTCTCTTTTGGTGCAATCACGACCAGCCCAGAATTGTCTCCCGCTATGGAGACGACGGACGCTATCGGGTGGAATCGGCCAAAATGCTTGCTACCACGATCCATATGATGCAAGGAACTCCTTATATTTATCAAGGAGAAGAAATCGGGATGACCAATCCTTATTTCTCCTCTATTGAAGAATATCGGGATGTGGAATCGCTGAATATGCACAAAATTTTGCTTGAACAAGGAAAAAGCGAAGCCGAAGTAATGGACATTCTCATGCAAAAGTCACGTGATAACTCCCGGACGCCTGTTCAATGGAACGATAAGGAAAACGCCGGGTTTACAACCGGAACTCCTTGGATCGGACTGGCTAAAAACTATAAAGAAATTAATGTAGAAAAGGCGCTTAAAGACCCCGATTCTATTTTCTATCACTATCAAAAATTAATTAAGCTTCGAAAAGAATATGATATTGTGACAGAAGGGGATTACCGGCTGATCTTAAAAGATCACCCTCAAATTTTCGCTTATCTGCGGACAGGAAAAAGTGGAGAGAAGCTGCTTGTGGTGAACAACTTTTTTGCAGAGGAAACGACATTTGAAAAACCGGAATTTCTGGAGGAAGACTCCGGTAAAGTACTGATTTCTAACTACAAAGACACACCGGAGCATTTCCGCCGGCTCGTCCTGCGTCCGTACGAGTCTGTCGTATACTATATCCGCTAA
- the treP gene encoding PTS system trehalose-specific EIIBC component has product MSEYRDSVRQIIEAVGGKENINTGTHCVTRLRLVLNDEEKVDKKKLENIDLVKGSFSANGQFQVVIGQGIVDKVFDVFVQETGIGTATKEEVKNAAAQKMNPLQRAIKVLADIFIPILPAIVTAGLLMGINNILTGQDIFYKGKSFIEVHQNWADIASMINLIANTAFTFLPALIGWSAVKRFGGSPLLGIVLGLMLVHPDLLNAWGYAEAKAKGAIKYWDLFGLKVQQVGYQGQVLPILFASYLLAKIEVFLNKRVHDSIKLLVVAPVALLITGFASFIIIGPTTFWLGNEITSGIVWIFDHFAWLGGLIYGGLYAVLVITGMHHTFLAVDLQLIGTTGGTFLWPILALSNISQGSAALAMMFLAKKSQKLRGLSGTAALSAYLGITEPAMFGVNLRYRYPFISALIGSAIAGMILSIGKVNAFSVGVGGLPGFLSIKHEYWGTFFLGIGIVLVVPFILTVIFSKFSKEEI; this is encoded by the coding sequence ATGAGTGAATATCGCGACTCGGTCCGGCAAATCATCGAAGCGGTCGGCGGCAAAGAAAATATCAACACTGGCACTCACTGCGTTACTCGTCTTCGTCTCGTTTTAAATGATGAAGAGAAAGTCGACAAAAAAAAGTTGGAAAATATTGATCTTGTAAAAGGTTCATTTTCGGCAAACGGCCAATTTCAAGTGGTAATTGGTCAAGGAATTGTAGATAAAGTATTCGATGTATTCGTTCAAGAAACCGGCATCGGAACTGCCACTAAAGAAGAGGTAAAAAATGCGGCAGCCCAAAAAATGAATCCGCTTCAACGTGCGATTAAAGTATTGGCGGATATTTTTATACCGATCCTTCCAGCGATCGTTACGGCCGGTCTCTTGATGGGGATTAACAATATTTTAACAGGACAAGATATTTTTTACAAAGGGAAATCCTTTATAGAGGTTCACCAAAATTGGGCCGATATCGCCAGCATGATTAACCTGATTGCCAATACGGCATTTACATTCTTGCCTGCATTAATCGGTTGGTCAGCCGTAAAGCGGTTTGGAGGCAGCCCTTTGCTCGGGATCGTACTAGGTTTAATGCTTGTTCACCCGGATTTGCTTAATGCCTGGGGCTATGCTGAAGCGAAAGCTAAAGGAGCCATCAAGTATTGGGATTTATTCGGATTGAAAGTTCAGCAAGTCGGTTATCAAGGACAAGTATTGCCGATTTTGTTTGCTTCCTATTTGCTGGCAAAAATCGAAGTATTTTTAAACAAGCGTGTTCATGATTCCATAAAGTTGCTGGTTGTGGCACCGGTCGCTTTGCTGATTACCGGGTTCGCCTCATTTATCATCATCGGTCCAACCACCTTCTGGCTTGGTAATGAAATTACGTCAGGGATTGTATGGATCTTTGACCACTTTGCATGGCTAGGCGGACTGATTTACGGAGGATTATACGCAGTGCTAGTCATAACGGGAATGCATCACACCTTCTTAGCCGTTGACTTGCAGTTGATCGGAACAACCGGAGGAACTTTCCTCTGGCCAATCCTCGCCCTTTCCAATATTTCTCAAGGATCAGCGGCGTTGGCGATGATGTTTCTGGCTAAGAAAAGCCAAAAACTGCGCGGTCTTTCCGGAACCGCAGCGCTATCCGCTTATTTAGGTATTACTGAACCAGCGATGTTTGGTGTGAACTTGCGGTATCGCTACCCATTTATTAGCGCCCTGATTGGATCAGCTATTGCGGGTATGATTCTCTCCATCGGCAAAGTGAATGCTTTTTCCGTCGGAGTTGGCGGTTTACCGGGGTTCCTTTCCATTAAACATGAATATTGGGGGACATTTTTCCTTGGAATCGGAATCGTGCTTGTAGTTCCATTTATTCTCACCGTCATTTTCAGTAAATTTTCCAAAGAAGAAATTTAA
- a CDS encoding response regulator, whose protein sequence is MATKIVIIDDHQLFREGVKRILEFEKSFKIVAEGDDGSDVLELVERHRPDVVLMDINMPGVNGVEATKQLVDAYPKTKVIILSIHDDENYVAHALTSGARGYLLKEMDADALIEAVKVVAEGGSYLHPKVTHNLIADYRRLTSSDRKKGFQQGEVRRPYHLLTKRECEVLQLLADGKSNRAIGEALYISEKTVKNHVSNILQKMNVNDRTQAVVTAIKRGWVEVR, encoded by the coding sequence ATGGCAACGAAGATTGTCATAATCGATGACCATCAATTATTCCGTGAAGGAGTAAAACGAATATTAGAGTTTGAAAAATCTTTTAAGATCGTTGCTGAAGGAGACGACGGATCAGATGTGCTTGAGCTTGTCGAAAGACACAGACCCGATGTGGTCTTAATGGATATTAATATGCCTGGCGTAAACGGTGTAGAGGCAACGAAACAATTGGTGGATGCCTATCCGAAAACGAAAGTGATCATTTTATCCATTCATGATGATGAAAATTATGTGGCGCACGCTTTAACATCAGGAGCGCGCGGCTATCTTTTGAAAGAAATGGATGCGGATGCTCTGATTGAAGCCGTCAAAGTCGTGGCAGAGGGTGGATCGTATTTGCATCCAAAAGTTACTCATAATTTGATCGCCGACTATCGTCGACTCACTTCCAGCGATCGAAAAAAAGGCTTTCAGCAAGGCGAAGTGCGGCGCCCCTATCATTTATTAACGAAACGCGAATGTGAAGTTCTCCAGCTGCTGGCGGACGGAAAAAGCAACAGGGCAATAGGCGAAGCGCTGTATATCAGCGAAAAAACAGTAAAAAACCATGTAAGTAATATTTTGCAAAAAATGAATGTGAACGACCGCACACAAGCAGTCGTAACCGCCATTAAAAGAGGTTGGGTAGAAGTACGCTAG
- the treR gene encoding trehalose operon repressor produces MRNNKYRQIYQELEDKIQNGVYKPMETLPSENELCELYDTSRETIRKALNLLAQNGLIQKIRGKGSIVLDTPKMSFPISGLVSFKELQDSLWGNSRTIVYDLGLIHPDPWLSRQLNVSDKTEVWKVIRAREIKGERVILDRDFFIKQYVPLLTKEICEHSIYEYLENELGLAISFAKKEIVVEPCTEEDIRFLDIKDYNHIVVVKNYVYLEDATLFQYTESRHRLDKFRFVDFARRNKHG; encoded by the coding sequence ATGAGAAATAATAAATATAGGCAAATTTATCAAGAATTGGAAGATAAAATTCAAAACGGGGTTTATAAACCAATGGAAACGTTGCCATCGGAAAACGAACTTTGCGAATTGTACGACACTTCGAGAGAAACCATTCGAAAAGCCCTCAATTTGTTGGCACAGAACGGATTAATCCAAAAAATCCGCGGCAAAGGATCCATTGTGTTGGATACACCAAAAATGAGCTTCCCGATTTCCGGCCTAGTGAGCTTCAAAGAACTTCAAGATTCTCTTTGGGGGAACTCCCGAACGATTGTGTACGATCTCGGACTTATTCATCCGGATCCATGGCTTTCAAGACAATTGAATGTTTCCGACAAAACAGAAGTATGGAAAGTCATTCGAGCTCGTGAAATTAAAGGCGAACGGGTGATATTGGATCGCGACTTTTTCATCAAACAATATGTCCCGCTGCTTACGAAAGAAATTTGTGAACACTCCATATACGAATATTTAGAAAATGAATTGGGGTTGGCCATCAGTTTTGCCAAAAAAGAAATTGTGGTAGAGCCGTGCACTGAGGAAGATATCCGCTTTTTGGATATAAAAGATTACAATCACATTGTGGTGGTGAAAAACTATGTCTATTTGGAAGATGCGACTCTCTTCCAATATACCGAATCGCGTCACCGATTAGACAAATTTCGTTTCGTCGATTTCGCCCGCCGAAACAAGCATGGATGA